One Arcobacter sp. F155 DNA window includes the following coding sequences:
- the truD gene encoding tRNA pseudouridine(13) synthase TruD, with product MEKVQRYLNHSKIDVLFKQNKDDFVVTEIPLYEFSGEGEHLIVKFRKKDLTTWDAVRIFSEHLGCKGRDIGYAGLKDKNAMTIQHISIPKQFEEKLNSFNHEQIKVLDVTRHNNKIRVGHLKGNKFFIRLKRVNLIDAKKIEQAVQSIATFGMPNYFGFQRFGIEGDNYKKGEAIVKGELKERNRKLKQMFVNSYQSYLFNNWLSKRIEVSKLVDSFKAEEIYEKLELPLDVVKDMKKQEHPFKLIPGDLMSHYPYGKIFHVENLNEEAEKFFARDRVATGLLCGKRVKKADGLAQNIEKEFDVEIKEDGARRFAWIFPEEIETNFKEEKNWMELQFTLPKGSYATEFVAEVIH from the coding sequence GTGGAAAAAGTTCAAAGGTATTTAAACCATTCAAAGATTGATGTTCTATTTAAACAAAACAAAGATGATTTTGTTGTAACAGAAATACCTCTATATGAGTTTAGTGGAGAAGGTGAACATTTAATTGTAAAGTTTAGAAAAAAAGATTTAACTACATGGGATGCGGTTAGAATATTTTCAGAACATTTAGGATGTAAAGGAAGAGATATAGGTTATGCAGGATTAAAAGATAAAAATGCGATGACGATTCAACATATCTCTATTCCAAAGCAGTTTGAAGAAAAACTAAATAGCTTTAACCATGAACAGATAAAAGTTTTAGATGTAACAAGACACAATAATAAAATAAGAGTAGGGCATTTAAAAGGAAATAAATTCTTTATTAGATTAAAAAGAGTAAATCTAATTGATGCTAAAAAGATTGAACAAGCAGTTCAAAGTATTGCAACTTTTGGTATGCCAAACTATTTTGGATTTCAAAGATTTGGAATAGAGGGAGATAACTATAAAAAAGGTGAAGCAATAGTAAAGGGTGAACTAAAAGAAAGAAATAGAAAACTAAAACAGATGTTTGTTAACTCTTATCAAAGTTACCTTTTCAATAATTGGCTTTCAAAGAGAATAGAAGTTTCAAAACTAGTTGACTCTTTTAAAGCTGAAGAGATTTACGAAAAACTTGAATTACCATTAGATGTAGTTAAAGATATGAAAAAACAAGAACATCCTTTCAAGCTTATTCCTGGTGATTTAATGAGTCATTATCCTTATGGAAAAATTTTCCATGTTGAAAACTTAAATGAAGAAGCTGAAAAGTTCTTTGCAAGAGATAGAGTTGCTACTGGACTTCTTTGTGGTAAAAGAGTTAAAAAAGCAGATGGTTTAGCACAAAATATTGAAAAAGAGTTTGATGTTGAAATCAAAGAAGATGGTGCAAGAAGATTTGCATGGATTTTCCCTGAAGAAATTGAAACAAATTTTAAA
- a CDS encoding thiamine-phosphate kinase, with the protein MNKEDFFIKQFVSNTKLIGDDGAVIGKWVYSNDAFFENVHFKKEWMSLKQIAQKAMLVNISDAIAMNAKPKYALLTVAIPKEYTNKDLKELAKGFKKVAKEFGIEIIGGDTISNIKLDISVTIISKTKKPILRSGIKKDDLLCYTGSLGSSKRDLEKLFLGEKVSKKSKFIKPKLNAEFFYKISKYVNASMDISDGLFFELERMSKQSKVGFEFFEKIDKDIGCSGEEYELLFSFDKKHKEKIEKLAKKYDVPLNIFAKAVKGKYSCECANHHFKD; encoded by the coding sequence ATGAATAAAGAAGATTTTTTTATAAAACAGTTTGTTAGTAATACAAAACTTATTGGTGATGACGGTGCTGTTATTGGTAAATGGGTTTATAGCAATGATGCTTTTTTTGAAAATGTTCACTTTAAAAAAGAGTGGATGAGCTTAAAACAAATAGCTCAAAAAGCAATGCTAGTAAATATTTCAGATGCAATTGCAATGAATGCTAAACCTAAATATGCACTTTTAACTGTAGCAATTCCAAAAGAGTACACTAATAAAGATTTAAAAGAGTTAGCAAAAGGTTTTAAAAAAGTAGCCAAAGAGTTTGGTATTGAAATTATTGGTGGAGATACAATCTCAAATATAAAGCTAGATATTTCGGTAACAATTATTTCTAAAACAAAAAAGCCAATTCTTAGAAGTGGAATAAAAAAAGATGATTTGCTTTGTTACACGGGAAGTTTAGGCTCATCTAAAAGAGATTTAGAAAAACTATTCTTAGGCGAAAAAGTATCAAAGAAATCTAAATTTATAAAACCAAAACTTAATGCAGAGTTTTTCTATAAAATTTCAAAATATGTAAATGCTTCTATGGATATATCTGATGGTCTGTTTTTTGAGCTTGAAAGAATGTCAAAACAAAGTAAGGTTGGATTTGAGTTTTTTGAAAAAATTGATAAAGATATAGGTTGTTCGGGGGAAGAGTATGAATTACTTTTCTCATTTGATAAAAAACATAAAGAAAAAATAGAAAAATTAGCAAAAAAATATGATGTGCCATTAAATATATTTGCCAAAGCAGTTAAGGGTAAATACTCTTGTGAGTGTGCAAATCATCATTTCAAAGATTAA
- a CDS encoding class II SORL domain-containing protein, giving the protein MPKINKYVDIDTVEREAKKDLIDRHSPFIHCAEAAKKGEPFEVTVKMGNEYTHPDDFDHYIESVSLFNGETLLAKATYVPGTLGNVKAHNTTTFTIIPTSKKLNLVAHGYCTKHGIWESTPVVVPVED; this is encoded by the coding sequence ATGCCAAAAATTAACAAATATGTTGATATTGATACTGTAGAAAGAGAAGCAAAGAAAGATTTAATTGATAGACATTCACCATTTATTCACTGTGCTGAAGCTGCTAAAAAAGGTGAGCCTTTTGAAGTAACTGTTAAAATGGGAAATGAATATACTCACCCAGATGATTTTGATCACTATATTGAGTCTGTTTCATTATTTAATGGAGAAACTTTATTAGCTAAAGCTACTTATGTTCCAGGAACATTAGGTAATGTTAAAGCTCACAATACTACAACTTTTACAATTATCCCAACTTCTAAGAAATTAAACTTAGTTGCACATGGTTACTGTACAAAGCACGGAATATGGGAATCAACTCCTGTAGTTGTGCCTGTAGAAGACTAG
- a CDS encoding ATP-dependent helicase: MPLSNLNKEQLEAATCEKGFNLIIASAGTGKTSTIVGRIANLINNGVQPDEILLLTFTNKAAAEMVARVAKFFGKDMAAKIMAGTFHSVSYKLLKKLNKNITLKQPNELKTLFRSLYEKRVFYEREDGVNPYDGGYLYDMYSLYLNSNEGEGFEEWIKNKNPDHEIYTPIYDDVVLEFNELKTKYGYANFDDLLTIMLDTLKEEEFDFKEILVDEYQDTNPLQGRLLDAFRPKSLFCVGDYDQSIYAFNGSDIGIISTFDTRYKGSNVYTLRKNYRSSRPILDLATKVIEHNERIYEKQLQVMRTDISIPPKLLEFTELFAQYHHISEKISQSSTPHSDIAIIFRNNSSADGIEANLREYGIPAKRKGGMSFFDSVEIKFVLDILVMQLSHNDMMAFIHVLEHGKGIGKAIAKDIFDALVKLGNGDVFKGLFTPDSSIKNPYQSNRVKNVQLGLFDDFIELGSVSKFKDCGFEEAFLSNAILKHPKLSVDGAKYLYDFYLLMKMIRRTKVPESLVSSVTSSMMYSRLKENLATKRATQKDGTVNMMQKTKAHAKINRKVMLLKNLARNFNDLSKFVNSMILGGGEMSEGDGVNLLSVHASKGLEFKEVFVIDLMDGRFPNRKLMSKGGSIEEERRLFYVAVTRAKDVLYLSFAKYDKVKKLDFIHSPFLKEAGLIKKESPED; encoded by the coding sequence ATGCCTCTATCTAATTTAAATAAAGAACAACTCGAAGCTGCAACATGTGAAAAAGGTTTTAACCTTATTATTGCTAGTGCAGGTACAGGAAAAACTTCAACTATTGTAGGAAGAATTGCTAATCTTATCAACAATGGTGTGCAACCTGATGAAATTTTACTATTAACTTTTACAAATAAAGCTGCCGCTGAAATGGTAGCAAGGGTTGCTAAGTTCTTTGGAAAAGATATGGCTGCAAAAATTATGGCTGGAACATTTCACTCAGTTTCATATAAACTTTTAAAGAAACTAAATAAAAATATTACATTAAAACAACCAAATGAGTTAAAAACTCTTTTTAGGTCTTTATATGAAAAAAGAGTTTTTTATGAAAGAGAAGATGGTGTAAATCCATATGATGGTGGATATCTTTATGATATGTATTCACTATACCTTAACTCAAACGAAGGTGAAGGTTTTGAAGAGTGGATAAAAAATAAAAACCCTGACCATGAAATCTATACACCTATTTATGATGATGTTGTATTAGAGTTTAATGAACTAAAAACAAAATATGGTTATGCAAACTTTGATGATTTATTAACTATTATGCTTGATACTCTAAAAGAAGAAGAGTTTGACTTTAAAGAGATTTTAGTTGATGAATACCAAGATACGAACCCTTTACAAGGAAGACTTCTTGATGCATTTAGACCTAAATCACTATTTTGTGTAGGAGATTATGACCAAAGTATTTATGCTTTTAATGGCTCTGATATTGGTATTATTTCAACATTTGATACAAGATATAAAGGTTCAAATGTATATACACTAAGAAAAAACTATCGTTCAAGTAGACCTATTTTAGACTTAGCTACAAAAGTTATTGAACATAATGAAAGAATATATGAGAAACAACTTCAAGTTATGAGAACAGATATCTCTATTCCTCCAAAACTTTTAGAGTTTACTGAGTTGTTTGCACAATATCATCATATCTCAGAAAAGATTTCTCAAAGTTCAACACCCCATAGTGATATAGCAATTATCTTTAGAAACAACTCAAGTGCCGATGGAATTGAAGCAAACTTAAGAGAGTATGGAATTCCTGCAAAAAGAAAAGGTGGAATGTCATTTTTTGACTCTGTTGAGATAAAGTTTGTACTTGATATTTTAGTTATGCAACTATCACACAATGATATGATGGCATTTATTCACGTACTTGAACATGGAAAAGGTATTGGAAAAGCTATTGCAAAAGATATCTTTGATGCCTTAGTAAAACTAGGAAATGGAGATGTTTTCAAAGGTCTATTTACACCTGATTCAAGTATTAAAAACCCTTATCAATCAAATAGAGTTAAAAATGTACAGTTAGGTTTATTTGATGATTTTATTGAATTAGGAAGTGTATCAAAATTTAAAGATTGTGGTTTTGAAGAAGCTTTTTTATCTAATGCAATTTTAAAACACCCTAAACTATCTGTTGATGGAGCAAAATATCTTTATGACTTCTATTTACTTATGAAAATGATTAGAAGAACAAAAGTTCCAGAATCACTTGTTTCATCGGTTACTTCATCTATGATGTACTCAAGGCTAAAAGAGAATTTAGCTACAAAAAGAGCAACGCAAAAAGATGGTACTGTAAACATGATGCAAAAAACTAAAGCCCATGCTAAAATCAATAGAAAAGTGATGCTTCTAAAAAACCTTGCTAGAAACTTTAACGACCTATCAAAATTTGTTAACTCAATGATTCTTGGTGGTGGAGAGATGAGTGAAGGAGATGGAGTAAACCTTCTTTCTGTTCATGCAAGTAAAGGTTTAGAGTTTAAAGAAGTTTTCGTAATCGACCTTATGGATGGAAGATTCCCAAATAGAAAACTTATGAGCAAAGGTGGAAGTATAGAAGAAGAAAGAAGACTTTTTTATGTTGCTGTAACAAGAGCTAAAGATGTACTTTACCTTAGTTTTGCAAAATATGACAAAGTAAAAAAACTAGATTTTATTCACTCTCCATTTTTAAAAGAAGCTGGCTTAATAAAAAAAGAGTCTCCTGAAGATTAA
- a CDS encoding valine--tRNA ligase produces MSGKYEPSKVEDNYYKICEDRGYFEIDGNKDIQEEGKNFSIMMPPPNVTGSLHIGHALTFTLQDIITRYKRMDGYKTLWQPGTDHAGIATQNVVEKQLLAEGTTKEEIGREKFLERAWLQKETSGGSIVHQMRKLGVTPAWSRERFTMDEGLKEAVKEAFVSLYNDGFITQNNYMVNWCTHDGALSDIEVEHEEVNGKFYHMIYKFADGSGEVQVATTRPETYFGDTAIMVHPDDERYKDIVGKEVLLPLTDRKIKVITDSHVDMEFGTGVVKVTPAHDQNDYEVGKRHDLEFIKCFDEAGILNDYCGEFAGLERLEARPIIVEKLQAEGYIVKIDEHTHQVGHCYRCKNIVEPFISQQWFLSEKVAKSSIDKTKAHNNFHPAHWINSYTAWMDELRPWCISRQLWWGHRIPVFTCDSCNHQWADKADEPEACPKCGNKHYTQDPDVLDTWFSSALWAMSPLGWGNNGKLPELYNLEQDMKDFYPNSLLITGFDIMFFWVARMMMMGDHFQGELPFKDIYMHALVRDEHGAKMSKSKGNVIDPLDMVEEHSADIIRFTLAYLAVQGRDIKLGAKNLEQFRNFTNKLYNAANFLTLNVDTFEDLKDIEIKTALGKYMQSRLSHAVEDVREALETFKFNEAASILYKFVWTEFCDWGIEYSKASKDSISELGAIFKETLKLVSPFMPFISDYLYHKLSGTSLEDGAESLMVSSFPKETAQDKETEAMFAIIEEAITALRRAKVIIDMGNSKIAKAYIKLDTKIDTQLAKPFIQKLAKVEDIEFVEAKVENSITDVSDNLEVYLPTSEIDMSPIIDKLTKQKEKVEKEVNKLNGMLSNERFVANAPEAVVAENKQALADAQAKLEKIENELKAIL; encoded by the coding sequence ATGAGCGGAAAATACGAACCATCAAAAGTAGAAGACAACTATTACAAAATCTGTGAAGATAGAGGTTATTTTGAAATTGACGGAAACAAAGATATTCAAGAAGAGGGAAAAAACTTTTCAATTATGATGCCTCCTCCAAATGTAACTGGTAGCTTACATATTGGACATGCTCTTACATTTACACTGCAAGATATTATTACTAGATATAAAAGAATGGATGGGTACAAAACTTTATGGCAACCTGGAACTGACCACGCTGGTATCGCAACACAAAATGTTGTTGAAAAGCAATTATTAGCAGAAGGTACTACTAAAGAAGAGATTGGAAGAGAAAAGTTTCTTGAAAGAGCTTGGCTTCAAAAAGAGACTTCTGGTGGAAGCATTGTTCACCAAATGAGAAAACTTGGTGTTACTCCTGCATGGTCAAGGGAAAGATTCACTATGGATGAAGGTCTAAAAGAAGCTGTTAAAGAAGCTTTTGTATCTTTATACAATGATGGATTTATCACTCAAAACAACTACATGGTAAACTGGTGTACTCACGATGGTGCTTTATCAGATATCGAAGTTGAGCACGAAGAAGTAAATGGTAAGTTTTATCATATGATTTATAAGTTTGCTGATGGAAGTGGTGAAGTACAAGTTGCAACTACTAGACCTGAAACATACTTTGGTGATACTGCTATTATGGTTCACCCTGATGATGAAAGATATAAAGATATCGTTGGAAAAGAAGTATTACTTCCTCTAACTGATAGAAAAATCAAAGTTATTACTGACTCTCATGTTGATATGGAGTTTGGAACAGGTGTTGTAAAAGTAACTCCAGCACATGACCAAAATGACTACGAAGTTGGAAAAAGACACGATTTAGAATTCATCAAATGTTTTGATGAAGCTGGTATTTTAAATGACTATTGTGGAGAGTTCGCTGGACTTGAGAGACTTGAAGCTAGACCTATTATTGTTGAAAAACTACAAGCAGAAGGTTATATTGTAAAAATAGATGAGCATACTCACCAAGTTGGTCACTGTTATAGATGTAAAAATATTGTTGAGCCATTTATTTCTCAACAATGGTTCTTATCAGAAAAAGTTGCAAAATCTTCAATTGATAAAACAAAAGCACATAACAACTTCCACCCTGCTCACTGGATCAACTCATATACAGCATGGATGGATGAATTAAGACCGTGGTGTATTTCAAGACAATTATGGTGGGGACATAGAATTCCTGTATTTACTTGTGACTCTTGTAATCACCAATGGGCAGATAAAGCTGATGAACCGGAAGCTTGTCCAAAATGTGGAAATAAACACTATACTCAAGACCCTGATGTATTAGATACATGGTTCTCTTCTGCTTTATGGGCTATGTCTCCATTAGGTTGGGGAAATAATGGAAAATTACCTGAGCTTTATAATTTAGAGCAAGATATGAAAGACTTCTATCCAAACTCTTTATTAATCACAGGTTTTGATATTATGTTCTTCTGGGTTGCTAGAATGATGATGATGGGTGATCACTTCCAAGGTGAGTTACCGTTTAAAGATATCTATATGCACGCACTTGTAAGAGATGAGCACGGTGCTAAAATGTCTAAATCAAAAGGAAATGTAATTGACCCACTTGATATGGTTGAAGAACATTCTGCTGATATTATTAGATTTACACTTGCATACTTAGCAGTTCAAGGTAGAGATATTAAACTTGGTGCTAAAAACTTAGAGCAGTTTAGAAACTTTACAAACAAACTTTATAATGCTGCTAATTTCTTAACTTTAAATGTAGATACATTTGAAGATTTAAAAGATATTGAGATTAAAACAGCTCTTGGAAAATATATGCAATCAAGACTTTCTCATGCAGTTGAAGATGTAAGAGAAGCACTTGAAACATTTAAATTCAATGAAGCAGCATCTATTTTATATAAATTTGTATGGACAGAGTTCTGTGATTGGGGTATTGAGTACTCTAAAGCTAGTAAAGATTCTATTTCTGAGCTTGGAGCTATTTTCAAAGAGACTCTTAAATTAGTATCTCCATTTATGCCATTTATTTCTGATTACTTATATCACAAATTATCAGGAACTTCTTTAGAAGATGGAGCAGAATCGTTAATGGTTTCTTCATTCCCTAAAGAGACTGCACAAGATAAAGAGACTGAAGCAATGTTTGCAATCATTGAAGAAGCGATTACAGCATTAAGAAGAGCAAAAGTTATTATTGATATGGGTAACTCAAAAATTGCTAAAGCATATATCAAATTAGATACTAAAATAGATACGCAGTTAGCAAAACCATTTATTCAAAAGCTTGCAAAAGTTGAAGATATTGAGTTTGTTGAAGCTAAAGTAGAAAACTCTATTACAGATGTATCTGATAACTTAGAGGTTTACTTACCAACAAGTGAAATTGATATGAGTCCAATCATTGATAAATTAACTAAACAAAAAGAGAAAGTAGAAAAAGAAGTTAATAAACTAAATGGAATGCTTTCAAATGAAAGATTTGTTGCAAATGCTCCTGAAGCTGTTGTTGCTGAAAACAAACAAGCTTTAGCAGATGCACAAGCAAAATTAGAAAAAATTGAAAATGAATTAAAGGCTATTTTATAA